One genomic region from Epinephelus fuscoguttatus linkage group LG6, E.fuscoguttatus.final_Chr_v1 encodes:
- the pgam5 gene encoding serine/threonine-protein phosphatase PGAM5, mitochondrial isoform X1: MSYRKTLKLICGFAGGSAVVVLAAAAADSRGYFGEQRGEVAGRWSRYTALQAAQPAWTPASHTPTPSGHAWDFNWDKRDPSALTNGKKKVKKEENATEDPSSEQDNGKPKATRNILLIRHSQYNLSGISDKERTLTPLGREQAEFTGKRLAELGLKYDVLIHSSMARATETANIISKHLSGLGVELVSCDLLREGAPIEPVPPVTHWKPDAVQYHEDGARIEAAFRRYIHRADPKQKEDSYEIIVCHANVIRYFVCRALQFPPEGWLRMGLNNGSITWLTIRPSGRVALRTLGDAGFMPPDKLTRT, from the exons ATGTCTTACAGGAAAACTTTAAAACTTATTTGTGGGTTCGCCGGAGGCTCTGCCGTCGTAGTGTTGGCGGCTGCCGCCGCTGACTCCCGCGGATACTTCGGTGAGCAGCGCGGAGAGGTGGCCGGTCGGTGGTCCAGATACACGGCTCTTCAAGCTGCGCAGCCGGCGTGGACACCTGCCAGCCACACACCAACCCCGAGTGGACACGCCTGGGACTTCAACTGGGATAA GAGAGATCCATCTGCACTGACTAATGGAAAGAAGAaagtaaagaaagaagaaaacgCAACTGAAGACCCCAGCTCTGAGCAGGACAACGGCAAACCAAAAGCAACACGCAACATTCTCCTCATCAGACACTCTCAGTACAACCTAAGCGGGATCAGTGACAAGGAGAGGACCCTCACTCCATTAG GTCGTGAGCAGGCTGAGTTCACGGGCAAACGGTTGGCAGAGTTGGGGCTAAAGTATGATGTTCTGATCCACTCCAGCATGGCCAGGGCCACAGAGACGGCAAATATCATCAGCAAACACCTCTCAGGT CTAGGAGTGGAGCTGGTGAGCTGTGACCTGCTGAGAGAGGGTGCACCTATTGAGCCAGTTCCACCTGTCACCCACTGGAAGCCTGACGCTGTG CAGTACCACGAAGATGGAGCTCGCATTGAGGCAGCCTTTCGCCGCTACATCCACCGGGCTGACCCCAAGCAGAAGGAGGACAGCTACGAGATCATCGTGTGTCATGCCAATGTCATCCGTTATTTTGTCTGCAG GGCTCTGCAGTTTCCTCCAGAGGGCTGGTTACGTATGGGCTTGAACAACGGCAGCATCACGTGGCTCACCATCCGCCCTAGCGGCAGGGTGGCTCTTAGAACTCTGGGAGACGCAGGATTCATGCCCCCGGACAAACTAACACGGACCTGA
- the pgam5 gene encoding serine/threonine-protein phosphatase PGAM5, mitochondrial isoform X2, with amino-acid sequence MSYRKTLKLICGFAGGSAVVVLAAAAADSRGYFGEQRGEVAGRWSRYTALQAAQPAWTPASHTPTPSGHAWDFNWDKRDPSALTNGKKKVKKEENATEDPSSEQDNGKPKATRNILLIRHSQYNLSGISDKERTLTPLGREQAEFTGKRLAELGLKYDVLIHSSMARATETANIISKHLSGLGVELVSCDLLREGAPIEPVPPVTHWKPDAVYHEDGARIEAAFRRYIHRADPKQKEDSYEIIVCHANVIRYFVCRALQFPPEGWLRMGLNNGSITWLTIRPSGRVALRTLGDAGFMPPDKLTRT; translated from the exons ATGTCTTACAGGAAAACTTTAAAACTTATTTGTGGGTTCGCCGGAGGCTCTGCCGTCGTAGTGTTGGCGGCTGCCGCCGCTGACTCCCGCGGATACTTCGGTGAGCAGCGCGGAGAGGTGGCCGGTCGGTGGTCCAGATACACGGCTCTTCAAGCTGCGCAGCCGGCGTGGACACCTGCCAGCCACACACCAACCCCGAGTGGACACGCCTGGGACTTCAACTGGGATAA GAGAGATCCATCTGCACTGACTAATGGAAAGAAGAaagtaaagaaagaagaaaacgCAACTGAAGACCCCAGCTCTGAGCAGGACAACGGCAAACCAAAAGCAACACGCAACATTCTCCTCATCAGACACTCTCAGTACAACCTAAGCGGGATCAGTGACAAGGAGAGGACCCTCACTCCATTAG GTCGTGAGCAGGCTGAGTTCACGGGCAAACGGTTGGCAGAGTTGGGGCTAAAGTATGATGTTCTGATCCACTCCAGCATGGCCAGGGCCACAGAGACGGCAAATATCATCAGCAAACACCTCTCAGGT CTAGGAGTGGAGCTGGTGAGCTGTGACCTGCTGAGAGAGGGTGCACCTATTGAGCCAGTTCCACCTGTCACCCACTGGAAGCCTGACGCTGTG TACCACGAAGATGGAGCTCGCATTGAGGCAGCCTTTCGCCGCTACATCCACCGGGCTGACCCCAAGCAGAAGGAGGACAGCTACGAGATCATCGTGTGTCATGCCAATGTCATCCGTTATTTTGTCTGCAG GGCTCTGCAGTTTCCTCCAGAGGGCTGGTTACGTATGGGCTTGAACAACGGCAGCATCACGTGGCTCACCATCCGCCCTAGCGGCAGGGTGGCTCTTAGAACTCTGGGAGACGCAGGATTCATGCCCCCGGACAAACTAACACGGACCTGA
- the pgam5 gene encoding serine/threonine-protein phosphatase PGAM5, mitochondrial isoform X4, translating into MSYRKTLKLICGFAGGSAVVVLAAAAADSRGYFGEQRGEVAGRWSRYTALQAAQPAWTPASHTPTPSGHAWDFNWDKRDPSALTNGKKKVKKEENATEDPSSEQDNGKPKATRNILLIRHSQYNLSGISDKERTLTPLGREQAEFTGKRLAELGLKYDVLIHSSMARATETANIISKHLSGVELVSCDLLREGAPIEPVPPVTHWKPDAVYHEDGARIEAAFRRYIHRADPKQKEDSYEIIVCHANVIRYFVCRALQFPPEGWLRMGLNNGSITWLTIRPSGRVALRTLGDAGFMPPDKLTRT; encoded by the exons ATGTCTTACAGGAAAACTTTAAAACTTATTTGTGGGTTCGCCGGAGGCTCTGCCGTCGTAGTGTTGGCGGCTGCCGCCGCTGACTCCCGCGGATACTTCGGTGAGCAGCGCGGAGAGGTGGCCGGTCGGTGGTCCAGATACACGGCTCTTCAAGCTGCGCAGCCGGCGTGGACACCTGCCAGCCACACACCAACCCCGAGTGGACACGCCTGGGACTTCAACTGGGATAA GAGAGATCCATCTGCACTGACTAATGGAAAGAAGAaagtaaagaaagaagaaaacgCAACTGAAGACCCCAGCTCTGAGCAGGACAACGGCAAACCAAAAGCAACACGCAACATTCTCCTCATCAGACACTCTCAGTACAACCTAAGCGGGATCAGTGACAAGGAGAGGACCCTCACTCCATTAG GTCGTGAGCAGGCTGAGTTCACGGGCAAACGGTTGGCAGAGTTGGGGCTAAAGTATGATGTTCTGATCCACTCCAGCATGGCCAGGGCCACAGAGACGGCAAATATCATCAGCAAACACCTCTCAG GAGTGGAGCTGGTGAGCTGTGACCTGCTGAGAGAGGGTGCACCTATTGAGCCAGTTCCACCTGTCACCCACTGGAAGCCTGACGCTGTG TACCACGAAGATGGAGCTCGCATTGAGGCAGCCTTTCGCCGCTACATCCACCGGGCTGACCCCAAGCAGAAGGAGGACAGCTACGAGATCATCGTGTGTCATGCCAATGTCATCCGTTATTTTGTCTGCAG GGCTCTGCAGTTTCCTCCAGAGGGCTGGTTACGTATGGGCTTGAACAACGGCAGCATCACGTGGCTCACCATCCGCCCTAGCGGCAGGGTGGCTCTTAGAACTCTGGGAGACGCAGGATTCATGCCCCCGGACAAACTAACACGGACCTGA
- the pgam5 gene encoding serine/threonine-protein phosphatase PGAM5, mitochondrial isoform X3 — protein MSYRKTLKLICGFAGGSAVVVLAAAAADSRGYFGEQRGEVAGRWSRYTALQAAQPAWTPASHTPTPSGHAWDFNWDKRDPSALTNGKKKVKKEENATEDPSSEQDNGKPKATRNILLIRHSQYNLSGISDKERTLTPLGREQAEFTGKRLAELGLKYDVLIHSSMARATETANIISKHLSGVELVSCDLLREGAPIEPVPPVTHWKPDAVQYHEDGARIEAAFRRYIHRADPKQKEDSYEIIVCHANVIRYFVCRALQFPPEGWLRMGLNNGSITWLTIRPSGRVALRTLGDAGFMPPDKLTRT, from the exons ATGTCTTACAGGAAAACTTTAAAACTTATTTGTGGGTTCGCCGGAGGCTCTGCCGTCGTAGTGTTGGCGGCTGCCGCCGCTGACTCCCGCGGATACTTCGGTGAGCAGCGCGGAGAGGTGGCCGGTCGGTGGTCCAGATACACGGCTCTTCAAGCTGCGCAGCCGGCGTGGACACCTGCCAGCCACACACCAACCCCGAGTGGACACGCCTGGGACTTCAACTGGGATAA GAGAGATCCATCTGCACTGACTAATGGAAAGAAGAaagtaaagaaagaagaaaacgCAACTGAAGACCCCAGCTCTGAGCAGGACAACGGCAAACCAAAAGCAACACGCAACATTCTCCTCATCAGACACTCTCAGTACAACCTAAGCGGGATCAGTGACAAGGAGAGGACCCTCACTCCATTAG GTCGTGAGCAGGCTGAGTTCACGGGCAAACGGTTGGCAGAGTTGGGGCTAAAGTATGATGTTCTGATCCACTCCAGCATGGCCAGGGCCACAGAGACGGCAAATATCATCAGCAAACACCTCTCAG GAGTGGAGCTGGTGAGCTGTGACCTGCTGAGAGAGGGTGCACCTATTGAGCCAGTTCCACCTGTCACCCACTGGAAGCCTGACGCTGTG CAGTACCACGAAGATGGAGCTCGCATTGAGGCAGCCTTTCGCCGCTACATCCACCGGGCTGACCCCAAGCAGAAGGAGGACAGCTACGAGATCATCGTGTGTCATGCCAATGTCATCCGTTATTTTGTCTGCAG GGCTCTGCAGTTTCCTCCAGAGGGCTGGTTACGTATGGGCTTGAACAACGGCAGCATCACGTGGCTCACCATCCGCCCTAGCGGCAGGGTGGCTCTTAGAACTCTGGGAGACGCAGGATTCATGCCCCCGGACAAACTAACACGGACCTGA